One stretch of Musicola paradisiaca NCPPB 2511 DNA includes these proteins:
- the yccA gene encoding FtsH protease modulator YccA — protein MDRIVVSSTREYSLLNTHKVLRNTYFLLSMTLGFSALTATLSTVFQLPAPGLILTLVGFYGLMFLTYRLADRPAGILAAFALTGFMGYTLGPILSALISANAGDIIMLALGGTALVFFCCSAYVLTTRKDMSFLSGMLMAGFVVLLVAVIANLFLNLPGLQMAISAMFILFSTGAILWETSNIIHGGETNYIRATVSLYVSIYNLFVSLLSLLGMSRSE, from the coding sequence ATGGATCGCATCGTTGTTTCCTCGACACGTGAATATTCCCTGCTCAACACACATAAAGTGCTGCGCAACACCTATTTCCTGTTGTCGATGACGTTGGGCTTTTCCGCGCTCACCGCTACTCTGAGTACGGTATTCCAACTACCGGCACCCGGATTGATTTTGACGCTGGTCGGATTTTACGGCCTGATGTTTCTAACCTATCGTCTGGCTGATCGTCCGGCTGGCATTCTGGCGGCATTCGCGTTGACTGGGTTTATGGGGTATACCCTCGGCCCGATCCTCAGCGCGCTGATTAGCGCCAATGCGGGCGATATCATTATGTTGGCGCTAGGCGGCACAGCATTGGTCTTCTTCTGCTGTTCCGCTTACGTACTGACTACCCGCAAAGATATGTCATTCCTGTCTGGCATGCTAATGGCCGGATTTGTTGTCTTACTGGTCGCCGTCATCGCCAATCTGTTCCTTAACCTGCCGGGGCTGCAGATGGCAATCAGTGCGATGTTTATTCTGTTCTCCACCGGTGCCATCCTGTGGGAAACCAGCAATATCATCCATGGTGGGGAAACCAACTATATCCGGGCGACGGTCAGCCTGTATGTTTCCATCTACAACCTGTTTGTCAGTTTGCTGAGCCTGCTAGGCATGTCGCGCAGCGAATAG
- the tusE gene encoding sulfurtransferase TusE, which yields MLTFEGRVIETDTQGYLKNTSDWQEAMAPELAAQEGIELTEAHWEVVRFVRAFYLEFNTSPAIRMLVKAMSQKYGEEKGNSRYLYRLFPKGPAKQATKIAGLPKPVKCI from the coding sequence ATGTTAACGTTTGAAGGCCGGGTTATCGAAACCGATACCCAGGGATATCTCAAAAATACCAGCGACTGGCAAGAAGCGATGGCTCCCGAGTTGGCCGCCCAGGAAGGAATTGAACTTACGGAAGCACATTGGGAAGTGGTGCGTTTCGTTCGCGCATTTTATCTGGAATTTAATACATCCCCAGCAATTCGTATGCTGGTAAAAGCTATGTCGCAAAAGTACGGCGAAGAAAAAGGCAACAGCCGCTATCTCTATCGGCTTTTTCCTAAAGGCCCCGCGAAGCAGGCCACTAAAATTGCGGGTTTACCCAAACCGGTAAAATGCATCTAG
- the yccX gene encoding acylphosphatase — protein sequence MPTVSMIAWVYGVVQGVGFRYHTQLQAQRLGVCGYVRNCDDGSVEVVACGEPQAVEQLINWLRQGGPRYARVDRVLVESCAVADFEGFGIRY from the coding sequence ATGCCGACTGTCTCGATGATTGCCTGGGTATATGGGGTGGTGCAGGGTGTCGGTTTTCGCTATCACACCCAATTGCAGGCGCAACGACTGGGGGTGTGCGGTTACGTCAGGAACTGCGACGATGGCAGCGTTGAAGTCGTTGCCTGTGGCGAGCCGCAGGCCGTCGAACAGTTAATCAACTGGCTCAGGCAAGGTGGGCCACGCTATGCCAGAGTGGATCGGGTGCTGGTGGAGTCTTGCGCTGTCGCGGATTTTGAAGGTTTTGGCATTCGTTACTGA
- the hspQ gene encoding heat shock protein HspQ: MIICKFAIGQQIRHKLLGYPGVVIDIDPEYSLEQPKWEELATNDTLRTAPWYHVVMEDKEGHPIHTYLAEEQLMDETLNQSDHPSLDELSETIKRRAPRLLH; the protein is encoded by the coding sequence ATGATTATCTGTAAATTTGCCATCGGACAACAGATTCGTCATAAGCTGCTGGGATATCCCGGGGTAGTTATCGATATTGATCCCGAGTATTCACTTGAGCAACCCAAATGGGAAGAACTCGCGACGAACGATACCTTACGCACCGCGCCTTGGTACCACGTGGTTATGGAAGACAAAGAAGGCCATCCCATACACACTTACCTGGCCGAAGAGCAACTGATGGATGAAACACTGAACCAAAGCGACCACCCATCATTGGATGAGTTGTCTGAAACCATCAAACGCAGGGCTCCGCGGCTTCTGCATTAA
- a CDS encoding CoA-binding protein gives MQDSDIKSILAQVKTIALVGASEKATRPSYGVMAYLLAQGYQVIPVSPKLAGQSLLGQPVYASLADIPYPIDMVDVFRQPDAAWDVAQEAIAIGARVLWLQIGVINEQAAVLAHNAGLKVVMDRCPKIEIPRLGMEK, from the coding sequence ATGCAAGACAGTGATATCAAATCCATTTTAGCTCAGGTCAAAACCATTGCGTTGGTTGGGGCTAGCGAAAAAGCGACACGACCCAGCTATGGCGTGATGGCTTACCTACTGGCGCAGGGGTATCAGGTGATTCCGGTAAGCCCCAAACTGGCAGGGCAGTCATTGCTGGGGCAACCGGTTTATGCGTCGCTGGCTGATATTCCTTATCCTATTGATATGGTTGATGTGTTTCGGCAGCCTGATGCCGCCTGGGACGTTGCTCAGGAAGCGATTGCGATTGGTGCCCGGGTGTTGTGGCTGCAAATCGGCGTGATCAACGAGCAGGCCGCCGTTCTTGCACATAACGCAGGTCTAAAAGTCGTGATGGATCGCTGCCCAAAAATTGAGATACCCAGACTGGGAATGGAGAAATAA
- a CDS encoding methylglyoxal synthase, translated as MEFTTRTIEVHKHIALVAHDHCKQTLLEWVSANKSQLSEHHLYATGTTGNLIQLHTGLPVRSMMSGPMGGDQQVGALIAEGKIDMLMFFWDPLNAVPHDPDVKALLRLATVWNIPVANNRATADFLINSALFKQKVDITIPDYQRYLHTRLK; from the coding sequence ATGGAGTTCACCACCCGTACGATAGAAGTGCATAAGCATATTGCGCTGGTCGCACACGATCACTGTAAACAAACGCTGCTGGAATGGGTCAGCGCCAATAAATCACAGCTCTCAGAACACCACCTGTACGCAACCGGCACTACAGGTAATCTGATCCAGTTGCATACCGGTCTGCCCGTCAGAAGTATGATGAGTGGCCCGATGGGGGGTGATCAACAGGTGGGCGCCCTGATTGCCGAAGGCAAAATCGACATGCTGATGTTTTTTTGGGATCCGCTGAACGCCGTGCCTCACGACCCAGACGTCAAAGCCTTGTTGCGGCTGGCTACCGTGTGGAACATTCCGGTAGCCAACAATCGCGCAACCGCAGACTTCCTGATTAACTCTGCGCTGTTCAAACAGAAAGTCGATATCACGATCCCCGACTATCAGCGTTATCTCCATACTCGGCTGAAGTAA
- the helD gene encoding DNA helicase IV — protein MELKSTALGKHLAQHPYNRVELLNAGVRVSGERHEYLIPFNQLQAIRCKKGLIWGELEFELPDGQVVRLHGTEWQETQQFHRYLLQSWMAWSHEMGEISASVLQQQVQAIAQWASAGHWFTRKALAQLQQDIRHCFSAIPLPLTRLDEFERCRDAYRLCQSWLDRGERLRQQINQRWADDTLVQQRTFFESVESSPLNDSQSRAVINGEDAVLVLAGAGSGKTSVLVARAAWLLRSAQARPEQILLLAFGRQAAEEMNGRVRERLHTEDIQAKTFHALALHIIQQCSRNEPVISRLETDAEARRSFLLQQWQQQCAEKKTQAKGWRQWLSDEMEWVLPEGDYWHDPVVSARMAGRLERWLGLMRMHGGTQSEMVAQADEEVRTAVQQRLRLMAPLLKAWKKALKDEGAVDFSGLIHQAINYLEKGRFINPWKHILVDEFQDISPQRAQLLSALRRQNSGTSLFAVGDDWQAIYRFSGAELSLTTSFEHHFGIGAQCVLDTTYRFNRRIGEIANQFIQQNPAQLKKSLNSLRDGDRRSVALLPDEQLEALLDKMSGYVTGQERILVLARYHHLRPDVLQKADTRWPNLNVDFMTIHASKGRQADYVIVVGLHEGSDGFPAPGRESLLEEILLPALEPFPDAEERRLLYVALTRARHQVWLLYDREKPSVFVEQLHGLGVPKQRKPG, from the coding sequence ATGGAACTGAAATCGACCGCTTTGGGTAAGCATTTGGCACAGCATCCCTACAATCGGGTGGAATTGCTGAATGCAGGGGTGCGTGTCAGTGGTGAGCGCCATGAATATCTGATTCCGTTTAATCAATTGCAGGCGATCCGTTGCAAAAAAGGACTGATTTGGGGAGAACTGGAGTTTGAATTACCGGATGGTCAGGTCGTCCGGCTCCATGGTACCGAATGGCAGGAAACGCAACAGTTTCACCGTTATCTACTTCAGTCCTGGATGGCGTGGAGCCATGAGATGGGGGAGATCAGCGCATCGGTTTTGCAACAGCAGGTGCAGGCCATTGCACAGTGGGCGTCTGCCGGGCACTGGTTTACCCGTAAAGCGTTGGCGCAGCTGCAACAGGATATTCGACATTGTTTTTCCGCTATCCCCTTGCCGTTGACACGTTTGGACGAATTTGAACGCTGTCGTGACGCCTATCGCCTGTGCCAGAGCTGGCTGGATCGCGGGGAACGTTTGCGTCAGCAAATCAATCAGCGCTGGGCTGACGATACCTTAGTGCAGCAACGAACTTTTTTCGAATCAGTAGAATCTTCGCCGTTGAACGACAGCCAGTCTCGGGCAGTGATCAACGGTGAGGATGCCGTATTGGTTTTGGCCGGTGCGGGCAGCGGTAAAACGTCGGTGCTGGTGGCGAGGGCGGCATGGTTGCTGCGCAGCGCACAGGCGCGGCCAGAGCAAATACTGTTGCTGGCGTTTGGCCGACAAGCAGCAGAAGAGATGAATGGACGTGTACGTGAGCGTTTGCATACCGAAGATATTCAGGCCAAGACTTTCCATGCCTTGGCGTTGCACATCATCCAGCAGTGCAGCCGAAATGAGCCTGTCATTAGCCGGCTTGAAACTGATGCGGAGGCTCGTCGTTCATTTCTGCTGCAACAGTGGCAGCAGCAATGCGCGGAAAAAAAGACGCAGGCTAAAGGGTGGCGCCAGTGGCTATCGGACGAAATGGAATGGGTGTTGCCGGAGGGGGATTATTGGCATGATCCCGTTGTGTCGGCGCGGATGGCGGGGCGGCTGGAGCGTTGGTTGGGATTAATGCGTATGCATGGCGGTACGCAGAGTGAGATGGTGGCGCAAGCGGATGAAGAGGTGCGTACCGCAGTGCAACAGCGTCTGCGGTTGATGGCCCCCTTGTTGAAAGCCTGGAAGAAGGCGTTGAAAGACGAAGGCGCCGTTGATTTTTCCGGTTTGATCCATCAGGCAATCAACTACCTGGAAAAAGGGCGGTTCATCAACCCCTGGAAACATATTCTGGTTGATGAGTTCCAGGATATTTCGCCGCAACGGGCACAATTGTTGTCGGCGTTAAGACGACAGAACAGCGGCACCAGTCTGTTTGCCGTCGGCGATGACTGGCAAGCTATCTACCGCTTCAGTGGTGCGGAACTTTCTCTGACTACCTCGTTTGAGCATCACTTTGGCATCGGCGCTCAATGCGTGTTGGATACGACGTACCGCTTCAACCGGCGTATCGGCGAGATCGCCAATCAGTTTATTCAACAGAATCCGGCGCAATTGAAAAAATCCCTCAACAGCTTGCGGGATGGAGACAGGCGTTCGGTTGCGCTATTGCCGGATGAGCAGCTTGAGGCGTTGCTGGATAAAATGAGTGGTTATGTCACGGGGCAGGAGCGCATTCTGGTGTTGGCGCGTTACCATCACTTGCGCCCTGATGTGTTGCAAAAAGCGGATACCCGATGGCCCAACCTGAACGTTGATTTTATGACCATTCACGCCAGCAAGGGGCGGCAGGCGGATTATGTGATCGTTGTCGGGCTGCATGAAGGGAGTGATGGTTTCCCCGCTCCTGGCCGGGAATCTCTGCTGGAAGAGATATTGTTGCCGGCCTTGGAGCCGTTTCCGGATGCGGAAGAACGTCGGTTGCTGTATGTGGCGCTTACCCGGGCCAGACATCAGGTCTGGTTATTGTATGACCGGGAGAAACCGTCGGTTTTTGTCGAACAGCTACATGGTTTGGGCGTGCCCAAACAACGTAAACCGGGATGA
- a CDS encoding YccF domain-containing protein encodes MRSVLNVLNFVLGGFFTTFAWLLATCISIILVFTLPLTRSCWEITRLSLFPYGNEAIHVDELHPDGKNSLRNASGTLLNVFWFIFFGWWLCLSHICSGIAQCLTIIGIPVGIANFKIAAIALWPVGRRVVSVEEARAAREANARKRYQ; translated from the coding sequence ATGCGTAGCGTACTTAATGTTCTAAATTTCGTGCTGGGAGGGTTCTTCACCACCTTTGCCTGGCTATTGGCAACCTGCATCAGCATCATTCTGGTGTTTACACTGCCATTGACACGTTCCTGTTGGGAAATCACCCGTCTGTCGCTGTTTCCTTACGGTAACGAAGCCATCCATGTCGATGAATTGCATCCGGATGGGAAGAATTCGCTGCGCAATGCCAGCGGAACCCTGCTCAACGTATTTTGGTTTATCTTTTTCGGCTGGTGGCTGTGCTTGTCCCACATCTGCAGCGGCATCGCCCAGTGTCTCACCATCATCGGTATTCCTGTCGGCATCGCCAATTTCAAAATTGCTGCGATTGCACTCTGGCCGGTAGGTAGACGAGTGGTATCAGTGGAAGAAGCCCGGGCGGCCAGAGAGGCCAATGCCCGTAAACGTTATCAATAG
- the yccS gene encoding YccS family putative transporter, which produces MHVNVGIGLRRFIYNSSGLYNLRILLALSGAAIVPWWLGTPTNTIPLTLGVVAAALADLDDRLSGRLFNLLITLICFLVASISVELLYPYPWFFVIGLAVSTWAFILLGSLGQRYATIAFGALLIAIYTMLGASLYTNWYQQPLLLFIGALWYNLLTLSGHLIFPIRPLQDSIARCYQQLASYLDAKSTLFDPDNDDTHQTLIAVTMVNGNVVDTLNQAKATLLTRLRGDRGQRGTRRTLHYYFVAQDIHERVSSAHMQYEQLRQTLLYSDVPFRFQRLLTLLSHACQQLSQSILLQQKYQHEARLEKAFSRLDIAIDRLATQGVDALHTKALRYLLNNLRAIDAQLRNIESEQTLERHNHSLATESSLSDDKITGWSDVRLRISRHLTPKSALFRHAVRMSLVLCAGYAFIQFSGLQHGYWILLTSLFVCQPNYSATRRRLALRIIGTLAGVLIGVPLLYFVPSIEGQLLLIVISGVLFFALRTVQYAQATLFITLLVLMCFNLLGEGFDVALPRVIDTLLGCGIAWAAVSFIWPDWRFRGLPAVISKVLNSNCRYLDAIMVQYHQGKDNGLSYRVARRDAHNSDAELASVIANMSAEPHTSSERMERAFRLMCLNHTFLSYISTLGSHRERITSPGVLQLLNDAVCYVEDALYQDTQYQPKLAGERQILEQRLHDHAPEQDSKEQLVLQQIRLIISLLPELTQLKNEILAEETHTQVHG; this is translated from the coding sequence GTGCACGTCAACGTCGGTATCGGCTTACGCCGTTTTATCTACAACAGTAGCGGGTTATATAACCTTAGAATTCTACTGGCGCTCAGCGGCGCAGCTATCGTTCCCTGGTGGCTGGGAACGCCCACCAACACTATCCCATTAACCTTGGGCGTAGTCGCGGCTGCGTTGGCTGATCTTGATGATCGACTGTCCGGCAGGTTGTTCAACCTGCTGATTACTTTGATTTGTTTTCTGGTTGCATCGATTTCCGTCGAACTGCTTTATCCTTACCCTTGGTTCTTCGTCATCGGCCTGGCGGTTTCCACCTGGGCGTTTATCCTGCTGGGCTCGCTGGGGCAGCGCTATGCCACTATCGCTTTTGGCGCGTTATTGATCGCGATTTACACGATGTTGGGCGCATCGCTCTATACCAATTGGTATCAACAACCACTTTTGCTCTTTATCGGCGCACTCTGGTACAACCTGCTGACGCTATCTGGCCACTTGATTTTTCCGATTCGACCGCTGCAGGACAGTATCGCTCGTTGTTATCAGCAACTGGCCAGTTATCTGGACGCCAAGTCTACCCTGTTCGACCCTGATAATGACGACACACACCAGACACTCATCGCTGTCACCATGGTTAACGGAAACGTGGTGGACACACTGAATCAAGCCAAAGCCACGCTGTTGACGCGATTACGCGGCGATCGCGGCCAGCGAGGGACACGCCGCACGCTGCACTACTATTTTGTCGCGCAAGATATCCACGAGCGGGTAAGCTCCGCCCATATGCAATATGAACAATTGCGTCAGACGTTGCTCTATAGCGACGTTCCTTTTCGCTTTCAGCGCTTGCTCACCCTGCTTTCCCATGCCTGTCAGCAACTCTCGCAGTCCATTTTGCTGCAGCAAAAATATCAGCACGAAGCACGTCTGGAAAAAGCATTCTCGCGGTTGGACATCGCTATCGATCGGCTGGCGACGCAAGGCGTAGATGCTTTGCATACCAAAGCGTTGCGTTACCTGCTGAATAATCTGCGCGCCATCGATGCACAGTTGCGCAATATAGAGTCAGAACAAACGCTTGAACGGCACAACCATAGCCTCGCCACCGAAAGTTCATTGTCAGACGATAAAATCACCGGCTGGAGCGATGTGCGGCTACGAATCAGCCGTCATCTGACGCCAAAATCCGCGCTGTTCCGCCATGCTGTTCGTATGTCGCTGGTTCTGTGCGCCGGCTATGCGTTCATTCAATTTTCCGGGCTGCAACATGGTTACTGGATCCTGCTGACCAGCCTGTTTGTCTGCCAACCCAATTACAGCGCAACCCGCCGTCGTCTGGCCTTACGCATTATCGGGACACTGGCTGGGGTGCTGATTGGCGTTCCATTACTCTACTTCGTCCCGTCTATTGAAGGGCAATTGCTCTTGATCGTCATCAGCGGAGTTCTGTTCTTTGCGCTGCGTACCGTACAGTATGCGCAGGCGACCTTGTTCATCACTCTGTTGGTTTTGATGTGTTTCAATCTGTTGGGCGAAGGTTTCGACGTGGCGCTTCCACGGGTCATCGATACTTTACTTGGATGTGGTATAGCTTGGGCGGCGGTGAGTTTTATCTGGCCCGACTGGCGATTCCGGGGATTGCCGGCCGTTATTAGCAAAGTATTGAACAGCAACTGCCGTTATCTGGATGCCATTATGGTGCAATATCACCAGGGCAAAGATAATGGCCTTTCCTATCGGGTAGCCCGCCGGGATGCCCATAACAGCGATGCAGAACTGGCATCAGTTATCGCCAATATGTCCGCCGAGCCTCATACTTCATCAGAAAGAATGGAACGGGCTTTCCGGTTAATGTGCCTCAACCATACCTTCCTGAGTTACATCTCGACGCTAGGCTCACATCGTGAACGCATCACCTCGCCCGGCGTTTTGCAGCTTTTAAATGATGCCGTTTGCTACGTAGAAGACGCCTTATATCAGGATACGCAGTACCAGCCAAAGCTGGCCGGAGAACGCCAGATATTGGAACAACGCCTCCACGATCACGCCCCTGAGCAGGACAGCAAAGAGCAACTGGTGCTGCAACAGATACGTTTGATTATCAGTTTGCTTCCTGAGTTGACACAGTTGAAAAATGAAATACTGGCGGAAGAAACACACACTCAAGTACATGGTTAA
- a CDS encoding helix-turn-helix domain-containing protein, which produces MLHTNNPVIKHKAGLLNLAEELGNVSKACKVMGVSRDTFYRYRELAEQGGVDA; this is translated from the coding sequence ATGTTGCATACTAACAATCCTGTCATCAAACACAAAGCGGGTTTACTGAATCTGGCCGAAGAACTTGGTAATGTTTCGAAAGCCTGTAAAGTCATGGGCGTATCGCGCGATACTTTCTATCGTTATCGGGAGTTGGCTGAACAAGGCGGTGTTGATGCG
- a CDS encoding integrase core domain-containing protein, with protein sequence GRIEHHDYQLYLAINDIDHTKTKAMSPQTNGICERFHKTILQEFYQMTFRKKLYGDIDTLQSDLDEWLHYYNNERTHQGKMCCGRTPMETLLDGKRIWAEKNLSQM encoded by the coding sequence GTGGACGGATTGAACATCATGATTACCAGCTTTATCTGGCGATTAATGATATAGACCACACGAAGACCAAAGCGATGTCGCCACAAACCAACGGTATCTGCGAACGGTTCCATAAGACGATATTGCAGGAGTTTTATCAGATGACATTCCGTAAAAAACTGTACGGAGACATTGATACTCTGCAATCGGATCTTGATGAATGGTTGCATTATTACAATAATGAACGAACTCATCAGGGAAAAATGTGCTGTGGGCGGACGCCGATGGAAACATTACTTGATGGAAAACGCATCTGGGCTGAGAAAAATTTAAGCCAGATGTAA
- a CDS encoding TfoX/Sxy family DNA transformation protein: MKKLCEKRILQSKTVLAPLGKITSRSQFGGYSIAANQVIFALVTHGELYLRASKLNEHLFQGRQMPGLIYTKRGIPIPLNYYLVDETLWQSEQTLLELARFSLQGANNDKIAKVQSARLKDLPNLNHGLERLLWKAGIKNIDDLRQLGAKSCYLRMRAVKQNLSVNILLALAGAICGIHQAALPAVMRRELLEWYESNQSHSNKRHKH; this comes from the coding sequence ATGAAAAAGTTATGTGAAAAGCGGATTTTGCAGTCTAAAACGGTGCTTGCACCTTTGGGAAAAATAACATCTCGCTCCCAGTTTGGCGGTTATAGCATCGCGGCTAATCAGGTTATTTTTGCATTGGTGACTCATGGCGAGCTTTATCTGCGAGCCTCAAAGTTAAACGAACACCTATTCCAGGGCCGTCAGATGCCAGGCTTGATTTATACCAAGAGAGGCATTCCTATTCCGCTTAATTACTATTTGGTTGACGAGACTCTGTGGCAAAGCGAGCAAACGTTGCTGGAGTTGGCGCGTTTTTCTCTGCAGGGTGCCAATAACGATAAAATCGCCAAGGTACAGTCTGCCCGTCTAAAGGATTTGCCAAACCTCAACCATGGCCTCGAACGCCTGCTTTGGAAAGCAGGTATTAAAAATATTGACGATCTGCGTCAATTGGGCGCCAAAAGTTGCTATCTGCGGATGAGAGCGGTCAAACAAAATCTCAGCGTCAATATATTGCTGGCTCTGGCCGGAGCGATTTGCGGCATACATCAGGCGGCATTGCCCGCAGTTATGCGACGAGAACTGCTGGAATGGTACGAAAGTAATCAATCTCACTCGAACAAACGGCATAAACACTGA
- the sulA gene encoding SOS-induced cell division inhibitor SulA — translation MRQQTIHSRPFFQAPHQGQQIPSVSPSCGVISEIVYGGEQPVFAPLLLPLLQQLGMQSRWLLWLSPQQKLSRPWLQQSGLPLNKMIAFHHLDPAYIVDAMEKALITGNYSVVLCWLNTEVSDEQKMRLRHAAQHGNTYGFIIRSEEKSIERPFSTLKIHSRLYH, via the coding sequence ATGCGCCAGCAAACCATCCACTCTCGTCCGTTTTTTCAGGCACCCCATCAAGGGCAGCAGATACCTTCCGTTTCACCAAGCTGCGGTGTTATCAGTGAAATTGTTTATGGGGGTGAACAGCCTGTATTCGCTCCGTTGTTGCTACCTCTACTGCAGCAGTTGGGAATGCAGTCTCGCTGGTTATTGTGGTTATCGCCACAACAGAAACTCAGTCGTCCCTGGTTACAGCAGTCAGGTCTTCCACTGAATAAGATGATAGCGTTCCATCATCTTGATCCAGCTTATATCGTCGATGCCATGGAAAAAGCGCTAATAACAGGAAATTACAGTGTGGTGCTGTGCTGGTTAAATACTGAAGTGAGTGATGAACAAAAAATGCGATTGCGTCATGCGGCACAACATGGAAACACCTATGGATTTATTATTCGTTCAGAGGAAAAATCAATTGAAAGACCATTTTCCACACTAAAAATTCACTCACGGCTGTATCATTGA
- the ompA gene encoding porin OmpA, with translation MKKTAIAIAVAGFATVAQAAPNDNTWYAGGKLGWSQFHDTGLNGSGYQTTNDAQENQLGAGVFGGYQANPYLGFEMGYDWLGRMKYTGVNRGNFKAQGVQLAAKLSYPIVDDLDVYTRLGGFVWRADSHDDVSGNSGHDTGVSPLAAVGVEYAITKNWATRLDYQWVNNIGDASTVGGRPDNGLLSVGVSYRFGQEAPAPIVAPAPAPAPTPAPAPVVQTKRFTLKSDVLFNFNKATLKPEGQRSLDQLYTQLSTIDPKDGSVVVLGFTDRLGSDQYNQTLSTKRAQSVVDYLVHKGVPANKISARGMGKANPVSGATCANVKARAALIDCLAPDRRVEIEVKGIKDVVTQPQA, from the coding sequence ATGAAAAAAACAGCTATCGCGATAGCAGTGGCTGGCTTTGCTACCGTAGCGCAAGCCGCACCGAACGATAACACCTGGTACGCAGGCGGTAAACTGGGCTGGTCTCAGTTCCACGATACAGGCCTGAACGGCAGTGGTTATCAGACCACCAACGATGCGCAGGAAAATCAACTGGGTGCTGGTGTATTCGGTGGTTACCAGGCTAACCCTTATTTAGGTTTTGAGATGGGCTACGATTGGCTTGGCCGTATGAAATATACCGGCGTAAACCGTGGCAATTTCAAAGCTCAAGGCGTTCAATTAGCCGCTAAGCTGAGTTATCCGATTGTTGACGATCTGGACGTTTATACTCGTCTGGGTGGTTTCGTATGGCGCGCGGATAGCCACGACGACGTTTCTGGCAACAGCGGTCACGACACCGGTGTTTCTCCTTTGGCTGCAGTGGGTGTTGAATACGCTATCACCAAAAACTGGGCGACTCGTCTGGATTACCAGTGGGTGAACAATATCGGTGATGCTTCCACTGTAGGTGGTCGTCCTGATAATGGCCTGCTGAGTGTGGGTGTTTCTTACCGTTTCGGTCAGGAAGCTCCGGCACCGATCGTTGCCCCGGCACCGGCTCCAGCGCCGACCCCGGCTCCGGCTCCGGTTGTACAGACCAAACGTTTCACGCTGAAATCTGATGTGTTGTTTAACTTCAACAAAGCGACTCTGAAGCCTGAAGGTCAGCGTTCTCTGGATCAGTTGTATACCCAGTTAAGCACTATCGATCCGAAAGATGGCTCCGTAGTTGTTCTGGGCTTCACAGACCGTCTGGGTTCTGATCAGTACAACCAGACACTGTCTACCAAACGTGCTCAGAGCGTTGTTGATTATCTGGTTCACAAAGGCGTTCCAGCTAACAAGATCTCTGCTCGCGGTATGGGTAAAGCGAATCCGGTCAGCGGCGCCACCTGTGCTAACGTGAAGGCTCGCGCTGCACTGATCGATTGTCTGGCTCCGGATCGTCGCGTAGAAATCGAAGTTAAAGGTATCAAAGACGTTGTAACTCAGCCTCAGGCTTAA